One Megasphaera elsdenii DSM 20460 genomic window carries:
- a CDS encoding LysR family transcriptional regulator: MTLRHFRIFLAVCERLSMTEAARQLHISQPSVTQAIHEMEDHYGILLFERLGRHIYLTAAGENLKQYAYQILSLCQQAEDSLTAMQRSLPIRLGASITIGDIFLVELLTYCRRTRPDWSILSAIHNTEELEQFLIEDKLDLALVEGRIQSPYLVSRPILTDYLTLIASPDSEWSRKAITAPQDLDGLPVFVREQGSGTRDLFERVLEAHHLTCQVVGVYNNSEAIKKAVMANLGLAVLSRRLVQDEIKTGRLVELPLPDLEFKRHFRLVHHKNKYLTQPMQDLISICCHSEEWL, translated from the coding sequence ATGACCTTGCGCCATTTCCGCATTTTCCTGGCTGTCTGCGAGCGGCTGAGCATGACCGAAGCGGCCCGCCAGCTCCACATCAGCCAGCCGTCAGTCACCCAGGCCATCCATGAAATGGAAGACCATTACGGCATATTGTTATTCGAACGCCTGGGTCGTCATATTTACCTGACCGCTGCCGGCGAGAACTTGAAACAGTATGCCTATCAGATTTTATCGCTCTGCCAGCAGGCTGAAGACAGCCTGACAGCCATGCAGCGCTCATTGCCTATCCGCCTGGGCGCGAGCATCACCATCGGCGACATCTTCCTGGTGGAGCTCCTGACGTATTGCCGCAGGACGCGGCCTGACTGGTCTATCTTGTCGGCCATCCACAACACGGAAGAGCTGGAGCAGTTCCTGATCGAAGATAAATTGGACCTGGCCCTCGTCGAAGGACGGATCCAGTCGCCGTACCTCGTATCCCGGCCCATCCTTACGGATTATCTGACCCTCATCGCCTCACCGGACAGCGAATGGAGCCGCAAGGCCATTACAGCGCCACAGGACCTGGATGGCCTGCCCGTCTTCGTCCGCGAACAGGGAAGCGGCACGCGGGATCTCTTCGAGCGCGTCCTGGAAGCACACCACCTGACCTGTCAGGTCGTCGGCGTCTATAACAATTCGGAAGCCATCAAGAAAGCCGTCATGGCCAACCTGGGGCTCGCCGTCTTGTCCCGCCGCCTGGTCCAGGACGAAATCAAAACGGGCCGCCTCGTCGAGCTCCCCTTGCCAGATCTTGAATTCAAGCGCCATTTCCGCCTGGTACACCACAAGAATAAATACCTGACCCAACCCATGCAGGACCTCATATCCATCTGCTGCCACAGTGAGGAATGGCTGTAA
- a CDS encoding epoxyqueuosine reductase, protein MDTDKLGQVIYEKALACGFDDCGIIPIDDMDGFQQRLQEREEKVPSSAFFYQGMGDFANIKKRFPWAKSVIIGTYWLGKYRFPPSLQGKYGKAFFLSPSNSVCKESLTARRDFETWFKEQGIRCEGGDQFGHPSIGPLRYAAMMAGLGIIRKNNFFYTKKGSFVELVGYVIDQKAWCHHVPDIRPCAESCHLCQTHCPSGALKGPFTMSPLECVSFITTFAKGELTPGLNDKNCSTWICGCDSCQDACPYNRQHDWNQGDAYPGLEELAPQLQPEKLLAQSDTFIQEKVIPYTDYHIAADEAETLKRCAARSLDNQM, encoded by the coding sequence ATGGATACGGATAAATTAGGGCAAGTCATTTACGAGAAGGCCTTAGCCTGTGGTTTTGATGATTGTGGCATCATTCCGATAGATGATATGGATGGATTTCAACAGCGGTTACAGGAACGGGAAGAAAAAGTCCCGTCCAGTGCCTTTTTTTATCAGGGAATGGGCGATTTTGCGAATATTAAGAAACGCTTCCCTTGGGCAAAATCGGTAATCATCGGTACGTATTGGTTAGGAAAGTACCGCTTTCCCCCTTCGCTGCAGGGTAAATATGGCAAAGCCTTTTTCCTGTCGCCCAGTAATAGTGTCTGTAAGGAGAGTCTCACTGCGCGCAGAGACTTTGAAACGTGGTTTAAGGAGCAGGGAATCCGCTGTGAAGGAGGGGACCAATTTGGTCATCCCAGCATTGGTCCCCTGCGATATGCGGCCATGATGGCAGGGCTGGGGATTATTCGCAAAAATAATTTTTTCTATACGAAAAAAGGTTCTTTTGTGGAGCTGGTGGGATATGTGATAGACCAGAAGGCCTGGTGTCATCATGTACCGGATATACGACCTTGCGCCGAAAGTTGTCATCTGTGTCAAACCCATTGTCCCAGCGGCGCCCTGAAAGGGCCGTTTACCATGAGCCCGCTGGAATGTGTCTCTTTTATCACGACCTTTGCCAAAGGAGAACTCACTCCGGGGCTGAATGATAAGAACTGCAGTACTTGGATTTGTGGGTGTGACAGCTGCCAGGACGCCTGTCCCTATAATCGGCAGCATGACTGGAATCAAGGCGACGCCTATCCTGGACTGGAAGAACTGGCTCCCCAGCTGCAGCCAGAAAAATTACTGGCGCAATCAGATACATTCATCCAAGAGAAGGTCATACCTTATACGGACTATCATATCGCTGCGGACGAAGCCGAAACATTGAAACGATGCGCCGCCCGCTCCTTAGACAATCAGATGTGA
- a CDS encoding YeiH family protein, whose translation MHLSTMIDWRHALLGVVLTLACSLAGQSLAALPGFSLIGHLVLALLLGMVIQVCRPVTLAARESTGFIANKFLRAGIIFLGFKLNLIVLVSAGLQSLEAAVFVVAIMIPLNYAAARFLRVDHTLALLTACGCSICGAAAVMGVSGALKAKADQSVLAVAIVAILGTVFTLIEVFAQPILGFTDSQFGVMAGLSLHEIAHAVAAGGSAGPVGTDSAIIAKLSRVLLLAPVAIILGIVEAWRQRRQSQDRDQKFKVPIPWFMGGFIAASAIGSYIPAIGSAVPMLVKIAYLILGMAMAALGLNVNFSVIAKEGVRPMVSAITCSFVILALSWFIVRTWF comes from the coding sequence ATGCATTTATCCACTATGATCGACTGGCGCCACGCCCTGCTCGGTGTCGTCCTGACCCTGGCCTGTTCCCTGGCCGGCCAATCCCTGGCAGCCCTGCCGGGCTTTTCCCTCATAGGCCATCTCGTCCTGGCCCTGCTATTGGGCATGGTCATCCAGGTCTGCCGTCCCGTCACCCTGGCAGCCCGGGAAAGTACGGGCTTCATTGCCAACAAATTTCTCCGGGCCGGCATCATCTTCCTGGGGTTCAAGCTGAATCTCATCGTCCTGGTCAGCGCCGGTCTGCAAAGTCTGGAAGCGGCAGTCTTTGTCGTCGCCATCATGATTCCCCTCAATTACGCCGCCGCCCGTTTCCTGCGCGTCGACCACACCCTGGCCCTGCTCACGGCCTGTGGCTGCAGCATCTGCGGCGCCGCCGCCGTCATGGGCGTGTCCGGCGCCCTCAAGGCCAAGGCTGACCAGTCCGTCCTGGCCGTCGCCATCGTAGCCATCCTGGGCACGGTCTTTACACTCATCGAAGTCTTCGCCCAGCCCATCCTGGGCTTTACGGACAGCCAGTTCGGCGTCATGGCCGGCCTGAGTCTCCATGAAATCGCCCACGCCGTCGCCGCCGGCGGCAGTGCCGGCCCGGTCGGGACAGACAGCGCCATCATCGCCAAATTATCCCGCGTCCTGCTCCTGGCTCCGGTTGCCATCATCCTGGGCATCGTCGAAGCCTGGCGCCAGCGCCGTCAGTCCCAGGATAGGGATCAGAAATTCAAAGTCCCTATCCCCTGGTTCATGGGCGGCTTCATCGCAGCCAGTGCCATCGGCTCCTATATCCCCGCCATCGGATCGGCCGTCCCCATGCTGGTCAAGATAGCTTACCTCATCCTGGGCATGGCCATGGCCGCCCTGGGCCTGAACGTCAACTTCTCAGTCATCGCCAAAGAAGGCGTCCGCCCCATGGTCAGCGCCATCACCTGCTCCTTCGTCATCCTGGCCCTGTCCTGGTTCATCGTGCGCACGTGGTTCTAG
- the coaE gene encoding dephospho-CoA kinase (Dephospho-CoA kinase (CoaE) performs the final step in coenzyme A biosynthesis.), with the protein MLHIGLTGGIASGKSTVVTMLRGLGAGIVDCDVIAHDVVEPGSEGLAAVAAAFGPKTLLPDGSMDRAYIGSVVFGDKAKKAQLEAILFPLIHAGIDEEIKKIEENKKNPVIFLDMPLLYEVKYDSYVDETWLVYVDPVTQLTRLMKRNGYSESEALARIHAQLPIDKKRSLAQVIIDNTGSPEETQKQVLVAWQALMDRIKG; encoded by the coding sequence ATGTTACATATTGGCCTGACCGGCGGCATTGCCTCCGGCAAGAGTACGGTCGTCACCATGTTGCGCGGATTGGGGGCAGGTATCGTCGACTGCGACGTCATCGCCCACGACGTCGTCGAACCGGGTTCGGAAGGACTGGCGGCCGTCGCCGCGGCTTTTGGGCCGAAGACACTTTTGCCTGACGGCTCCATGGACCGGGCTTACATCGGCAGTGTCGTTTTTGGCGATAAGGCGAAGAAAGCGCAGCTTGAAGCCATTCTTTTCCCCCTCATCCATGCCGGTATCGACGAAGAAATCAAAAAAATTGAAGAAAATAAAAAAAATCCTGTCATTTTCCTTGACATGCCCCTGCTTTATGAGGTAAAATACGATTCGTACGTTGACGAAACGTGGCTGGTGTACGTCGATCCGGTGACGCAGCTTACGCGGCTGATGAAGCGGAACGGCTATTCCGAAAGTGAAGCACTGGCACGGATTCATGCACAGCTTCCTATCGACAAAAAACGGTCGTTAGCCCAGGTCATCATCGACAATACCGGCTCTCCGGAAGAGACGCAGAAACAGGTGCTCGTCGCATGGCAGGCCTTGATGGACCGCATCAAAGGGTAG
- a CDS encoding alanine/glycine:cation symporter family protein — protein MILNGLMAVSDALWGTPMIVVLVSMGLYLSIRFHFYYNFRHIGFHFRNTFGKMFQRHGSGQGSVSGFAAACTAMANTIGVGNIGGVATAIVSGGPGAVFWMWVSGCLGMSTKACEIILGQRFRVKYSESMDEYMCDRSFVMRNALGWRKGAFLLAIACFTLGPWTCSVQTESVVGALREAFGIDPLWSAAFLGLTCFVTIFGGLRRISAVMERVVPIMALLYILGGLAILVQHLPQVPETLELIVRSAFTPMAGVGGFAGATVKDAMRYGIARGLYSNDAGTGYGIIAHATARTDHPVRQASWGWGEVFLDTIVVCSVTALSLLLTNSYIDYPGVDSASLTTVAFRISFGDWGAWFMAIAITVFAWTTIIGMYYSCEKSVNYAFGDTRRNRRAIKVYMIYYMIPCVVLYNAKADALWAMTDILSAIYVMITILFIVTQRKEIFRLFNDFWFRFLPAQERGENPPVVAYGTVPVKGERK, from the coding sequence ATGATTTTGAATGGATTGATGGCGGTCTCCGATGCGCTATGGGGGACGCCGATGATTGTCGTGCTGGTCAGCATGGGCTTGTATTTGAGCATCCGTTTTCATTTTTACTATAATTTCCGGCATATTGGCTTTCATTTCCGCAATACTTTTGGCAAGATGTTCCAGCGCCATGGCAGCGGCCAGGGGTCGGTATCGGGGTTTGCCGCAGCTTGTACGGCCATGGCCAATACGATCGGCGTCGGCAATATCGGCGGCGTGGCGACGGCCATCGTTTCCGGCGGACCCGGCGCCGTCTTCTGGATGTGGGTCTCGGGCTGTCTCGGCATGTCGACGAAGGCCTGCGAAATCATTTTGGGCCAGCGCTTCCGCGTCAAGTATTCTGAATCCATGGATGAATACATGTGCGACCGGTCCTTTGTCATGCGCAACGCCCTGGGCTGGCGGAAAGGGGCTTTCCTGCTGGCCATTGCCTGTTTCACTCTGGGTCCCTGGACGTGCAGCGTCCAGACGGAATCCGTCGTCGGCGCCCTGCGGGAAGCCTTCGGCATCGACCCGCTCTGGTCAGCCGCTTTTCTGGGCCTCACCTGTTTCGTCACCATTTTCGGCGGCTTGCGGCGCATTTCGGCCGTCATGGAACGGGTCGTGCCCATCATGGCCCTGCTCTACATCCTCGGCGGCCTGGCCATCCTCGTCCAGCATCTGCCGCAGGTACCGGAGACGCTGGAATTGATCGTCCGCAGCGCCTTTACGCCCATGGCCGGTGTCGGCGGTTTCGCCGGGGCCACCGTCAAGGACGCCATGCGCTATGGCATTGCTCGCGGCCTTTATTCCAATGACGCCGGTACGGGCTATGGCATCATCGCCCATGCGACGGCCCGGACGGATCATCCTGTCCGCCAGGCTTCCTGGGGCTGGGGCGAAGTGTTCCTCGATACGATCGTCGTCTGCTCAGTCACGGCCTTGTCGCTGCTCCTGACAAATTCCTACATCGATTATCCTGGTGTCGACAGTGCCAGCTTGACGACGGTGGCCTTTCGCATTTCCTTTGGTGACTGGGGCGCCTGGTTCATGGCCATCGCCATTACGGTCTTTGCCTGGACGACGATCATCGGCATGTATTACAGCTGCGAAAAATCGGTCAATTATGCTTTCGGCGATACCCGGCGCAACCGCAGGGCGATCAAGGTCTATATGATCTATTACATGATTCCCTGTGTCGTCCTCTACAATGCCAAAGCCGATGCCCTGTGGGCCATGACCGATATTTTGTCGGCTATTTACGTCATGATCACGATTTTATTCATCGTCACGCAGCGGAAAGAAATTTTCCGCTTGTTCAATGATTTCTGGTTCCGTTTCCTGCCGGCGCAGGAACGAGGGGAAAATCCGCCTGTCGTCGCTTATGGGACGGTGCCTGTGAAAGGGGAAAGAAAATGA
- a CDS encoding BCCT family transporter, with protein sequence MGNEDEKPEFSFFSWLCMLFSAGMGNSSNRPSTRLSRTVCQDAGSRQTRLIPDG encoded by the coding sequence TTGGGAAACGAAGATGAAAAACCAGAATTCTCCTTTTTTTCCTGGCTGTGCATGCTGTTTTCAGCCGGTATGGGCAATTCCTCAAACAGACCGTCGACCCGGCTTTCCAGAACGGTATGTCAAGATGCTGGCAGCCGGCAAACACGACTTATACCTGACGGATAA
- a CDS encoding glycosyltransferase family 39 protein, producing the protein MTDAIRRHRHFLMGLFIAAAAFLYLAHIGSYHLIELDEGRYHRVAMEMVLSGDYITPHFDYMPYFEKPIFQYWITALSMELFGFREFTGRILPALTGLGNVFLAFWLGRTMYGRRTGILAAIIVATSALQLIVASIGVMDMALTFFIDACLVSFYVFERTENKKYLLLFYAAMGFGMLTKGLIAIVFPVGILFWYALLSKRPRLFLKLFYLPGIALFLVIAMPWYYLVCQKNPDFFYFFFIREHFLRFATKMHERFHPWYYFVPVLIAGLMPWTGFLATFFSKDGIFRKPGSLRHKQDLLLLSLWAGLIYVFYSVSDSKLPTYILPCWLPLSVLLAASIERCRHQGRWLGHSFLINAILCLLFTAAGIVYLMHTDFLTVADFLTHGGLLIASLLIGTLAAAWVWHRKRDFFSVLVILSVMAYGFGLGAHQVQGQIHDHQTAYTVSQDIRALHVPDSTPIIMYGSFMPGLVYYLDRPIAAGNFMGELEFGIHHTDRTGMYYDSQDLYDRWNSDEPAVIVVQPKYRDEALRVLGSAPAQRFDVEDYTVLLNRAAAGGDKR; encoded by the coding sequence ATGACTGACGCAATCCGCCGCCATCGGCACTTTTTGATGGGCCTCTTCATCGCTGCTGCGGCCTTTCTCTATCTGGCCCATATCGGGTCGTATCATCTCATCGAGCTCGACGAAGGGCGCTATCACCGGGTCGCCATGGAAATGGTCCTCTCCGGCGACTACATCACGCCCCATTTCGACTATATGCCCTATTTCGAGAAACCTATTTTCCAATACTGGATCACGGCCCTGTCCATGGAACTCTTCGGCTTCCGTGAATTCACAGGCCGCATCCTGCCGGCCCTGACGGGTCTTGGAAACGTCTTCCTGGCTTTCTGGCTGGGCCGCACCATGTACGGCCGGCGCACGGGAATCCTCGCCGCCATCATCGTAGCTACGTCGGCGCTGCAGCTCATCGTCGCCTCTATCGGCGTCATGGACATGGCCCTGACCTTTTTCATCGACGCCTGCCTGGTCTCGTTCTACGTCTTCGAGCGGACGGAAAACAAGAAGTACCTGCTCCTCTTCTATGCCGCCATGGGCTTCGGCATGCTCACGAAAGGCCTCATCGCCATCGTCTTCCCCGTTGGCATCCTCTTCTGGTATGCCCTGCTCAGCAAGCGGCCGCGCCTTTTCCTCAAGCTCTTCTACCTGCCGGGCATCGCCCTCTTCCTGGTCATCGCCATGCCCTGGTACTACCTGGTCTGCCAGAAGAATCCCGACTTCTTCTATTTCTTCTTCATCCGCGAGCACTTCCTGCGCTTCGCCACCAAGATGCACGAACGCTTCCATCCCTGGTACTACTTCGTCCCCGTCCTCATCGCCGGCCTCATGCCCTGGACCGGCTTTCTGGCGACGTTCTTCAGTAAGGACGGGATTTTCCGCAAGCCCGGCTCCCTGCGGCACAAACAGGACCTGCTGCTGCTCTCCCTTTGGGCCGGCCTGATTTACGTCTTCTACAGCGTTTCCGACTCGAAACTGCCGACGTACATCCTGCCCTGCTGGCTGCCTTTGTCGGTCCTCCTGGCCGCATCCATCGAACGGTGCCGTCACCAAGGGCGCTGGCTCGGCCACAGTTTTCTCATCAACGCCATCCTCTGCCTGCTGTTCACGGCAGCGGGCATCGTCTACCTCATGCACACGGATTTCCTGACCGTCGCCGACTTCCTGACCCATGGCGGCCTGCTTATAGCGTCGCTCCTCATCGGCACCCTGGCCGCGGCCTGGGTCTGGCACCGCAAGCGGGATTTCTTCTCCGTCCTGGTCATCCTCAGCGTCATGGCCTACGGCTTCGGCCTCGGCGCCCATCAGGTCCAAGGGCAGATCCATGACCACCAGACGGCCTACACGGTCAGCCAGGACATCCGGGCCCTGCACGTCCCGGACAGCACGCCCATCATCATGTACGGCTCGTTCATGCCCGGCCTGGTCTATTACCTGGACCGGCCCATCGCCGCCGGCAACTTCATGGGCGAACTGGAATTTGGCATCCATCATACGGACCGGACAGGCATGTACTACGACAGCCAGGACCTGTATGACCGCTGGAACAGCGATGAACCGGCCGTCATCGTCGTCCAGCCGAAATACCGCGACGAAGCCCTGCGCGTCCTGGGATCGGCCCCGGCCCAGCGCTTCGACGTGGAAGACTACACGGTCCTCCTGAACCGGGCCGCCGCGGGAGGTGACAAGCGATGA
- a CDS encoding lytic transglycosylase domain-containing protein — protein MRKRASTKGKIIIAALLICLSASYFYSWKDDVMRKFVYPLQYDYLVRQYAYEDKVDPALVASVILVESKFDERAASQPGAHGLMQVMPDTAQWIADEMGMTDYTPDKLNDVRTNIRLGTWYLAYLLKEYDGNQVLALAAYNAGRGHVDSWIRKYGWKKDFQEIEKIPFSETREYVKIVLLNEKHYKQLYDF, from the coding sequence TTGAGAAAAAGAGCAAGCACCAAAGGGAAAATCATCATAGCGGCATTGTTGATTTGTCTGTCCGCATCGTACTTTTATTCTTGGAAAGATGATGTCATGCGGAAGTTCGTATACCCCCTCCAGTATGATTACCTGGTCCGGCAGTATGCGTATGAAGACAAAGTCGACCCCGCCCTGGTAGCGTCGGTCATCTTAGTGGAAAGCAAGTTCGACGAACGCGCTGCTTCGCAGCCCGGTGCTCACGGCCTCATGCAGGTCATGCCCGACACGGCACAATGGATTGCCGATGAAATGGGGATGACTGACTACACGCCTGATAAACTCAACGACGTCCGTACAAACATCAGGTTGGGAACCTGGTATCTGGCCTACTTATTGAAGGAATACGATGGGAATCAAGTACTGGCCTTGGCTGCGTATAATGCCGGCCGGGGACATGTCGACTCGTGGATCCGGAAATATGGCTGGAAAAAAGATTTTCAAGAAATTGAAAAAATCCCCTTTTCAGAAACGCGAGAATATGTTAAAATAGTCTTGCTGAACGAAAAGCATTACAAACAGCTTTACGATTTCTGA
- a CDS encoding MarR family winged helix-turn-helix transcriptional regulator, with amino-acid sequence MNQECNASKKVHLRQCHCFNLRQVTLAVTALYDKYLQESGITAQQYSILWHSKELGPLSITELASAMNLDRTTLSRNITLLTKRGLLETLPSTGRRRLVQLTGQGQAVFAQAYESWQQAQQQLESRLGKKQMSQLEDLLAQLMG; translated from the coding sequence ATGAATCAAGAGTGTAATGCCAGCAAGAAAGTTCATTTACGGCAATGTCATTGCTTCAATTTACGGCAAGTTACCTTGGCCGTCACGGCTTTATACGACAAGTATTTGCAAGAATCAGGGATTACGGCGCAACAGTATTCTATTCTCTGGCATAGTAAGGAATTAGGCCCTCTATCAATTACAGAATTAGCCTCAGCCATGAATTTGGACCGGACGACTCTTTCCCGGAATATTACGCTGCTTACGAAACGAGGATTGCTGGAAACGCTTCCTTCTACAGGGCGGCGAAGACTCGTTCAATTGACAGGGCAGGGACAAGCTGTGTTTGCGCAGGCCTATGAATCTTGGCAGCAAGCGCAGCAGCAACTGGAATCCCGTTTGGGAAAAAAGCAAATGAGCCAGTTAGAAGATTTGTTGGCCCAGCTAATGGGATAG
- the mmuM gene encoding homocysteine S-methyltransferase → MKSTLKQILDREGILVLDGSMGTALENLGADLNNKLWTARVLADRPELVKEVHIQYFRAGADAGITCSYQASLPGLMETGYSREQAEALITRAVQVFLDARQEWWDAEGKQAGRSWPLCLASAGPYGAYLADGSEYKGHYGVSADTLRDFHRRRAELLWQAGADVLLFETEPSLMEAEVEAQIAEELGAPYWISFSCCDGRHNCEGQLLADCARQLARNYPHLQAIGVNCTKPEYIASLIGELKGASDLPIIVYPNSGEEYDPQTKTWHGVGTDRRFGDYALDYMKAGAVAVGGCCTTVADHIRQVVAARRTYTGK, encoded by the coding sequence ATGAAAAGTACATTGAAACAGATTTTGGACCGCGAGGGCATCCTGGTCCTCGACGGCTCCATGGGGACAGCTTTGGAAAATCTCGGGGCCGATTTGAACAACAAACTGTGGACGGCCCGCGTCCTAGCCGACCGGCCGGAACTGGTCAAGGAAGTCCACATCCAGTATTTCCGGGCCGGCGCCGATGCGGGCATTACCTGCAGTTACCAGGCCTCTTTGCCGGGCCTGATGGAAACGGGGTACAGCCGCGAACAGGCAGAAGCCCTCATCACCCGGGCAGTCCAGGTCTTTTTGGACGCTCGCCAGGAATGGTGGGACGCCGAAGGGAAGCAGGCCGGCCGGTCCTGGCCGCTCTGTCTGGCCAGTGCCGGCCCATACGGGGCTTATTTGGCCGATGGGTCCGAATATAAGGGCCATTACGGCGTCAGTGCCGATACGCTACGGGACTTCCATCGCCGCCGGGCGGAACTCCTGTGGCAGGCCGGTGCCGACGTCCTGCTCTTTGAAACGGAACCGTCCCTGATGGAAGCGGAAGTCGAAGCGCAGATCGCCGAAGAACTGGGCGCCCCCTATTGGATCAGCTTTTCCTGCTGCGACGGCCGCCACAACTGCGAAGGCCAGCTCCTGGCCGATTGTGCCCGCCAGCTGGCCCGTAACTATCCGCACCTGCAGGCCATCGGCGTCAACTGCACGAAGCCGGAATACATTGCCAGCCTCATCGGCGAATTGAAAGGGGCATCAGACCTGCCGATCATCGTCTATCCGAACAGCGGTGAAGAATATGACCCGCAAACCAAGACCTGGCATGGTGTCGGGACGGACCGCCGTTTTGGCGATTATGCCCTGGACTACATGAAAGCCGGTGCCGTCGCCGTCGGCGGCTGCTGCACGACCGTAGCCGACCACATCCGCCAAGTCGTCGCCGCCCGCAGAACGTATACGGGAAAATAA
- a CDS encoding glycosyltransferase family 2 protein, whose product MKQIDILVPCYNEEAVLPQFYERTCAVIDSLPDYAFTFIFVNDGSRDRTLPILRQLHEKDARVAYVSLSRNFGKEAAMLAGMDYAEGDALVIMDADLQDPPELLPDMIAWWEKGYRDVSARRRHREGETFFKKWSSHVYYRLLKKLSPVPVQEDVGDFRLLDKRCVKALCSLRECQRYTKGLFCWIGFEKKEILFDRPPRAAGKTKWNYWKLFNLAIDGITSFTTAPLRIAAFAGCFFAFVAAIYLIFIVLRTLLYGEDVPGYPSLISLILFIGGVQFTFMGILGEYVGRIYNESKGRPPYIVGESTKEKK is encoded by the coding sequence ATGAAACAAATAGATATCCTCGTCCCCTGCTATAACGAAGAAGCCGTCCTGCCCCAGTTCTACGAAAGGACGTGCGCCGTCATCGACAGCCTGCCAGACTACGCCTTCACCTTCATCTTCGTCAACGACGGCAGCCGCGACCGGACCCTGCCCATTTTGCGCCAGCTCCACGAAAAAGATGCGCGCGTGGCCTACGTGTCCCTGTCGCGTAATTTCGGCAAGGAAGCGGCCATGCTGGCCGGCATGGACTACGCCGAAGGCGACGCCCTGGTCATCATGGACGCCGACCTCCAGGACCCGCCGGAACTGCTGCCGGACATGATTGCCTGGTGGGAAAAAGGCTACCGCGACGTCTCGGCCCGCCGGCGCCACCGTGAGGGGGAAACGTTCTTCAAGAAGTGGTCGAGCCACGTCTATTACCGCCTGCTGAAAAAGTTATCCCCTGTCCCGGTCCAGGAAGATGTCGGCGACTTCCGCCTTCTGGACAAACGCTGCGTCAAAGCCCTGTGCAGCCTGCGCGAATGTCAGCGCTACACGAAAGGCCTCTTCTGCTGGATTGGCTTTGAGAAGAAAGAAATCCTCTTCGACAGGCCGCCCCGGGCCGCGGGCAAGACCAAGTGGAACTACTGGAAACTCTTCAACCTGGCCATCGACGGCATTACCAGCTTCACGACGGCGCCCTTGCGCATCGCCGCCTTCGCCGGCTGCTTCTTCGCCTTCGTCGCCGCTATCTACCTCATCTTCATTGTCCTGCGCACCCTGCTCTACGGCGAAGACGTCCCGGGCTACCCTTCCCTCATCTCCCTCATCCTCTTCATCGGCGGCGTCCAATTCACCTTCATGGGCATCCTCGGCGAATACGTCGGCCGCATCTATAACGAAAGCAAAGGCCGCCCGCCATACATCGTCGGTGAGAGTACAAAAGAAAAAAAATAG